One Phycisphaera mikurensis NBRC 102666 DNA window includes the following coding sequences:
- the sdhB gene encoding succinate dehydrogenase iron-sulfur subunit, whose translation MIAPADSKASDAASPAAKTFRVRIKRQDGADQPSYWNTFEVPERPAQNVISVLQYVAAHPTTVEGESVEPVVWESGCLEEVCGSCTMIVNGRVRQSCSALVPDLLEDADERLISLEPMTKFPVVRDLFVDRQRMFDNLIRVKAWVPIDGTHDLGEGPQETPEQQQERYAISRCMTCGCCLEACPQFTADNAFLGAQAIAQAYYFNQHETGKKLKPERLEALAGPGGVGDCGNAQNCVKVCPKEIPLTEAIGKAGRQLTVHAVKKFFAGK comes from the coding sequence ATGATCGCCCCCGCCGACTCGAAAGCCTCCGACGCCGCCTCCCCCGCCGCGAAGACCTTCCGCGTGCGCATCAAGAGGCAGGATGGCGCCGATCAGCCCAGCTACTGGAACACCTTCGAGGTGCCCGAGCGGCCCGCGCAGAACGTCATCTCGGTGCTGCAGTACGTCGCCGCCCACCCCACGACCGTCGAGGGCGAGAGCGTCGAGCCGGTCGTCTGGGAGTCCGGCTGCCTCGAGGAGGTGTGCGGCTCGTGCACGATGATCGTCAACGGCCGCGTGCGGCAGAGCTGCTCCGCCCTCGTGCCCGACCTGCTCGAGGACGCGGACGAACGGTTGATCTCCCTGGAGCCCATGACCAAGTTCCCGGTGGTGCGCGACCTCTTCGTCGACCGCCAGCGGATGTTCGACAACCTCATCCGCGTGAAGGCCTGGGTGCCCATCGACGGCACGCACGACCTCGGGGAGGGGCCGCAGGAGACCCCGGAGCAGCAGCAGGAGCGTTACGCCATCTCCCGCTGCATGACCTGCGGCTGCTGCCTGGAGGCCTGCCCGCAGTTCACCGCGGACAACGCCTTCCTCGGGGCGCAGGCGATCGCCCAGGCGTACTACTTCAACCAGCACGAGACCGGCAAGAAGCTCAAGCCCGAGCGGCTCGAGGCCCTCGCCGGCCCCGGCGGCGTCGGCGACTGCGGCAACGCTCAGAACTGCGTGAAGGTCTGTCCCAAGGAGATCCCGCTCACCGAAGCGATCGGCAAGGCCGGCCGGCAGCTGACCGTCCACGCCGTGAAGAAGTTCTTCGCGGGCAAGTGA
- a CDS encoding MotA/TolQ/ExbB proton channel family protein has protein sequence MLMRFMELGGPLMWPLLACSVLLGAVLFERLWTVGVLHLMLGAAGGVGPAALAWHRRALPFFVDVPPSIGLLGTVVGVIRSFNLGGGGIDTDAVASGLGVACITTVFGLSIAIVASIAQHLLDWITGQPEPGQPAEAGG, from the coding sequence ATGCTGATGCGTTTCATGGAACTCGGCGGGCCGCTGATGTGGCCGCTGCTCGCGTGCTCCGTCCTGCTGGGCGCGGTGCTCTTCGAGCGGCTCTGGACGGTGGGCGTCCTCCACCTGATGCTCGGCGCGGCGGGCGGCGTCGGCCCCGCTGCGCTGGCCTGGCACCGGCGGGCGCTGCCGTTCTTCGTGGACGTGCCGCCGAGCATCGGGCTGCTCGGGACCGTCGTGGGCGTCATCCGCAGCTTCAACCTCGGCGGCGGCGGGATCGACACCGACGCGGTGGCCTCCGGGCTCGGGGTGGCCTGCATCACCACGGTCTTCGGGCTTTCGATCGCGATCGTCGCGTCGATCGCGCAGCACCTGCTGGACTGGATCACCGGGCAGCCGGAGCCGGGGCAGCCCGCAGAGGCGGGGGGCTGA
- a CDS encoding class II fumarate hydratase gives MSAPDDPIAASEGSTRTERDSMGEMQVPAQALYGASTARAVANFPIAHRPLAPAILHAFGELKAACAEVNLEAGLLEEDLARAIVAAAEEVARGEHDGHFPVDVYQTGSGTSTNMNANEVIANLANQKLGLPSSPGGDRDPNAKPRVHPNDHVNLGQSSNDTFPTAMHIAVSRQIHDRLVPALKKMTDRLAEQAMRWDGITKIGRTHVMDATPIRVGQVFSGYAEQGECAARFAMLALKSTNDGVPIGGTAVGTGINTLPGFGGKVCQKLSERTGLRFQEANNHFCAQSCKDEFVYAHGCLKTGAIALSKIASDIRLLGSGPRAGLAELNLPAIQPGSSIMPGKVNPVLCESVIQVACRVIGNDAAIATANLGGVGSLFELNVAMPVMADAFLESIDLLTNATLVFTEKLLDGLEVNEDRCRELLSRSLMTVTALAPELGYDVCSDLAKEAHRSDRTIKELVLERGLMEESALDEALDAEKMTRPG, from the coding sequence ATGAGCGCTCCCGACGATCCCATCGCCGCTTCCGAAGGCTCCACCCGCACCGAACGCGATTCCATGGGCGAGATGCAGGTGCCGGCGCAAGCCCTCTACGGCGCCTCCACCGCCCGCGCCGTCGCGAACTTCCCGATCGCCCACCGCCCGCTCGCCCCCGCAATCCTGCACGCCTTCGGCGAGCTCAAAGCGGCCTGCGCGGAGGTCAACCTCGAGGCCGGGCTGCTGGAAGAGGACCTCGCCCGGGCCATCGTCGCCGCCGCCGAGGAGGTCGCGCGGGGCGAGCACGACGGGCACTTCCCGGTGGACGTCTACCAGACCGGCTCGGGCACCTCGACGAATATGAACGCGAACGAGGTCATCGCCAACCTCGCGAACCAGAAGCTCGGCCTGCCGAGCTCGCCCGGCGGCGACCGCGACCCCAACGCCAAGCCCCGGGTCCACCCCAACGACCACGTCAACCTGGGGCAGAGCAGCAACGACACCTTCCCCACGGCGATGCACATCGCCGTCTCGCGGCAGATCCACGACCGGCTCGTCCCCGCGCTCAAGAAGATGACCGACCGTCTCGCCGAGCAGGCGATGCGCTGGGACGGCATCACGAAGATCGGCCGCACCCACGTGATGGACGCGACGCCGATCCGCGTGGGCCAGGTGTTCTCCGGCTACGCCGAGCAAGGCGAGTGTGCCGCCCGCTTCGCCATGCTCGCGCTCAAGAGCACCAACGACGGCGTGCCCATTGGCGGCACCGCCGTGGGCACCGGCATCAACACGCTCCCCGGCTTCGGCGGGAAGGTCTGCCAGAAGCTCAGCGAGCGGACCGGTCTCCGCTTCCAGGAGGCGAACAACCACTTCTGCGCCCAGTCCTGCAAGGACGAGTTCGTCTACGCGCACGGCTGCCTGAAGACCGGCGCGATCGCGCTCTCGAAGATCGCCAGCGACATCCGCCTGCTCGGCAGCGGCCCCCGCGCCGGCCTCGCCGAGCTGAACCTGCCGGCGATCCAGCCGGGCAGCTCCATCATGCCCGGCAAGGTGAACCCGGTGCTCTGCGAGTCGGTCATCCAGGTCGCCTGCCGCGTGATCGGCAACGACGCCGCCATCGCGACGGCCAACCTCGGCGGCGTCGGCTCGCTCTTCGAGCTCAACGTCGCGATGCCGGTGATGGCCGACGCCTTCCTGGAGTCGATTGACCTGCTCACCAACGCGACGCTCGTGTTCACGGAGAAGCTGCTCGACGGGCTCGAGGTCAACGAGGACCGCTGCCGGGAGCTGCTTTCCCGCTCGCTGATGACGGTCACCGCCCTCGCTCCCGAGCTCGGCTACGACGTCTGCTCGGACCTCGCGAAGGAAGCACACCGGTCCGACCGCACCATCAAGGAGCTGGTGCTGGAGCGTGGGCTGATGGAGGAGTCGGCGCTCGACGAGGCGCTCGACGCGGAGAAGATGACCCGGCCGGGGTGA
- a CDS encoding bifunctional 5,10-methylenetetrahydrofolate dehydrogenase/5,10-methenyltetrahydrofolate cyclohydrolase: MPAELLDGTKTANEILGKIRSQVAVRVAGGGSKPTLATVLVGADPASITYTRMKRKRCESVGMRSLKVELPAETTTEQLLAEIEKLGNDPGVHGILLQHPCPPHIDERAAFEAIPTAKDVDGVTLGSFADMWFGLGGFDSCTPGGIMRLLRAYDLPLSGKRAVVIGRSAILGKPMAGLLLAADATVTICHSRTPDVAAAVREADVVVAAVGRAEFVKGDWIKPGAVVADAGYNAGNVGDVEHAAAAERAAWITPVPGGVGPMTIATLLEQTLVAAERDA; the protein is encoded by the coding sequence ATGCCTGCAGAACTGCTCGACGGAACCAAGACCGCCAACGAGATCCTCGGGAAGATCCGCTCTCAGGTGGCGGTACGCGTCGCGGGGGGCGGCTCCAAGCCCACGCTGGCGACGGTGCTGGTGGGGGCGGACCCGGCGTCGATCACGTACACCCGGATGAAGCGGAAGCGCTGCGAGAGCGTCGGCATGCGGTCGCTGAAGGTGGAGCTGCCGGCGGAGACCACCACCGAGCAGCTGCTCGCCGAGATCGAGAAGCTCGGGAACGACCCCGGCGTGCACGGCATCCTGCTGCAGCACCCCTGCCCGCCGCACATCGACGAGCGAGCGGCCTTCGAGGCGATTCCCACGGCCAAGGATGTGGACGGCGTCACGCTGGGCAGCTTCGCGGACATGTGGTTCGGCCTCGGAGGCTTCGACTCCTGCACGCCCGGCGGGATCATGCGGCTCTTGAGGGCCTACGACCTCCCGCTCTCGGGCAAGCGGGCGGTGGTGATCGGCCGGTCGGCGATCCTCGGCAAGCCGATGGCCGGGCTGCTGCTCGCCGCCGACGCGACGGTGACGATCTGCCACAGCCGCACGCCCGACGTCGCCGCGGCGGTGCGTGAGGCGGACGTGGTGGTGGCGGCGGTGGGGCGGGCGGAGTTTGTGAAGGGCGACTGGATCAAGCCCGGGGCGGTCGTCGCGGACGCCGGCTACAACGCCGGCAACGTGGGCGACGTGGAGCACGCCGCGGCGGCGGAGCGGGCCGCCTGGATCACGCCCGTGCCCGGCGGCGTGGGGCCGATGACGATCGCGACGCTGCTGGAGCAGACGCTGGTGGCGGCGGAACGCGACGCGTAG